A window of Jannaschia sp. M317 contains these coding sequences:
- the ettA gene encoding energy-dependent translational throttle protein EttA gives MAAYQYVYHMDGVSKTYPGGKKVFENIRLSFLPGVKIGVVGVNGTGKSTLMKIMAGQDPDFQGEAWAAEGARVGYLPQEPALDESLTVRENVMLGVAEKKAILDRYNELAMNYSDETADEMAALQDEIDSQNLWDLDSQIDVSMEALRCPPDDASPANLSGGERRRVALCKLLLQAPDMLLLDEPTNHLDAETIAWLQRHLIDYKGTILIVTHDRYFLDDITGWILELDRGRGIPYEGNYSAWLEQKAKRVAQEAKEDKSRSKTLERELEWIRAGAKARQAKSKARINAYEEMAGQSEREKVGRAQIVIPNGPRLGSKVIEVNDLTKAYGDKLLVENLSFSLPPGGIVGVIGPNGAGKSTLFRMLTGQEQPDSGTVEYGDTVKLSYVDQSRDDLAPNETVWEAISGGAELIKLGDAEVNSRAYCGSFNFKGGDQQKKVGLLSGGERNRVHMARLLKEGGNVLLLDEPTNDLDVETLRALEDAIADFAGCAVVISHDRFFLDRLCTHILAFEGDAHVEWFEGNFEAYEEDKARRLGPDALEPTRVKYKKFTR, from the coding sequence ATGGCAGCCTATCAATACGTCTACCACATGGACGGCGTGTCCAAGACCTATCCGGGCGGCAAGAAGGTGTTCGAGAACATCCGCCTGTCGTTCCTGCCCGGCGTGAAGATCGGCGTCGTCGGCGTCAACGGCACCGGTAAATCGACCCTGATGAAGATCATGGCCGGTCAGGATCCCGATTTTCAGGGCGAGGCCTGGGCCGCCGAAGGGGCCCGCGTCGGCTATCTGCCGCAGGAACCCGCATTGGACGAAAGCCTGACCGTGCGCGAAAACGTGATGCTGGGCGTGGCCGAGAAAAAGGCCATCCTGGATCGCTACAATGAATTGGCGATGAACTACTCGGACGAGACCGCCGACGAGATGGCCGCCCTTCAGGACGAGATCGACAGCCAGAACCTGTGGGATCTGGACAGCCAGATCGACGTCTCGATGGAGGCGCTGCGCTGCCCCCCCGACGACGCGTCCCCCGCCAATCTGTCCGGCGGGGAGCGGCGCCGTGTCGCGCTGTGCAAGCTGTTGCTGCAGGCACCCGATATGCTGCTGCTGGACGAGCCGACCAACCACCTGGACGCCGAGACGATCGCCTGGCTGCAGCGTCACCTGATCGACTACAAGGGCACGATCCTGATCGTGACCCACGACCGCTATTTCCTGGACGACATCACCGGCTGGATCCTGGAGCTGGATCGCGGACGGGGCATTCCCTACGAAGGCAACTACTCCGCCTGGCTGGAGCAGAAGGCCAAGCGCGTCGCCCAGGAAGCCAAGGAAGACAAATCCCGGTCCAAAACGCTGGAGCGGGAACTGGAATGGATTCGCGCCGGTGCCAAGGCGCGGCAGGCCAAATCCAAAGCGCGGATCAACGCCTACGAGGAAATGGCGGGCCAGTCGGAACGCGAGAAGGTCGGTCGCGCCCAGATCGTCATTCCCAACGGGCCGCGCCTGGGCTCCAAGGTGATCGAGGTCAATGACCTGACCAAGGCCTACGGCGACAAGCTGCTGGTCGAGAACCTGTCCTTTTCCCTCCCCCCCGGCGGGATCGTCGGTGTGATCGGCCCGAACGGTGCGGGTAAATCGACCCTGTTCCGCATGCTCACCGGGCAGGAGCAGCCGGATTCCGGCACCGTCGAATACGGCGATACGGTCAAACTGTCCTATGTCGATCAGTCGCGCGACGACCTGGCCCCGAATGAAACCGTCTGGGAGGCGATCTCCGGCGGGGCCGAGTTGATCAAGCTGGGCGATGCGGAGGTCAACTCCCGCGCCTATTGCGGATCGTTCAACTTCAAGGGCGGCGATCAGCAAAAGAAGGTTGGCCTGCTGTCGGGTGGTGAACGCAACCGGGTCCACATGGCGCGCCTGCTCAAGGAGGGCGGCAACGTCCTGCTGCTCGACGAACCGACCAACGACCTGGATGTGGAAACGCTGCGCGCGCTGGAAGACGCGATTGCCGATTTCGCGGGCTGCGCCGTGGTCATCTCGCACGATCGTTTCTTCCTCGACCGGCTTTGCACCCACATTCTCGCCTTCGAAGGCGATGCCCATGTGGAATGGTTCGAGGGCAACTTCGAGGCCTATGAGGAAGATAAGGCACGGCGGCTGGGGCCGGATGCGCTGGAACCCACGCGGGTCAAATACAAGAAGTTCACCCGCTAA
- a CDS encoding nicotinate-nucleotide adenylyltransferase, which yields MREGFPYAVPGMVVGLLGGSFDPAHGGHVHITREALRRFGLDRVWWLVSPGNPLKARGPAALPKRMVRARAVMQHPRVIVTDIEARLGLRYTAQTIRALRRHYPGVRFVWLMGADNLAQVHRWEDWRSILDTVPVGVLARPGDRIAARTSRAAKIYRQHKVPAPAAHRLGWMQAPAWAFVNVPMNAASSTAIRAGGGWD from the coding sequence ATGCGCGAAGGCTTTCCATATGCGGTGCCGGGGATGGTCGTGGGTCTTCTGGGCGGGTCGTTCGACCCCGCCCACGGCGGTCATGTGCATATCACCCGCGAGGCGCTGCGCCGGTTCGGGTTGGACCGGGTCTGGTGGCTTGTCAGCCCCGGCAACCCGCTGAAGGCGCGAGGGCCTGCGGCCTTGCCGAAGCGGATGGTGCGGGCGCGCGCGGTCATGCAGCACCCGCGCGTCATCGTCACCGATATCGAGGCACGGCTGGGCCTGCGCTACACCGCGCAGACAATCCGCGCGCTGCGTCGTCATTACCCTGGCGTGCGGTTCGTCTGGCTGATGGGGGCCGACAATCTGGCGCAGGTGCACAGGTGGGAGGATTGGCGCTCGATCCTGGACACCGTCCCTGTCGGCGTTCTGGCCCGCCCCGGCGACCGCATTGCGGCGCGCACGTCGCGCGCGGCCAAGATCTACCGGCAGCACAAAGTTCCCGCCCCCGCCGCGCACCGGCTGGGGTGGATGCAGGCCCCGGCCTGGGCTTTTGTGAACGTGCCGATGAACGCCGCGTCTTCGACCGCGATCCGTGCGGGCGGCGGCTGGGACTAG
- a CDS encoding DMT family transporter — MTRSLLIPIGLMFVAMSLIPMGDTAGKILTTDHGVTPFFVAFSRFAVGAAMIFAFAGGQVQWCLYRDWRIWLRAAFIAAGIACILTALRTEPLATAFGAFFIGPIFSYVLSVVFLRERVTALQSLFLLVGFGGVLLVVQPGAGMSPNILFAVAAGLFYGAYLTTSRWLGNLAPPRQLMLTQTVLGTLLLAPLGLVEVPVFDAEVSALVIFSGLSSAMGNLLLVLAYRRSDATVLAPFVYFQLLSATVLGWTIFGTLPNGLGMVGLGVLVTAGVGTVLARR; from the coding sequence ATGACCCGTTCCCTGCTGATCCCGATCGGATTGATGTTCGTGGCCATGTCGCTGATCCCGATGGGCGACACGGCAGGCAAGATCCTGACGACAGACCACGGTGTGACGCCGTTCTTCGTGGCCTTCAGCCGGTTCGCGGTGGGGGCGGCGATGATCTTCGCCTTTGCGGGCGGGCAGGTGCAATGGTGCCTGTACCGCGACTGGCGGATCTGGCTGCGGGCAGCTTTCATCGCCGCGGGCATCGCCTGCATCCTGACTGCCCTACGCACCGAACCGCTTGCCACCGCGTTCGGGGCCTTCTTCATCGGGCCGATCTTCAGCTATGTCCTGTCGGTCGTCTTTCTGCGCGAACGGGTGACCGCGCTGCAATCGCTGTTTCTGTTGGTGGGGTTCGGGGGGGTGTTGCTGGTGGTGCAGCCCGGTGCGGGAATGTCCCCCAACATCCTGTTCGCCGTCGCGGCAGGGCTGTTCTACGGGGCCTATCTGACCACATCGCGCTGGCTGGGCAACCTGGCACCGCCACGGCAGTTGATGCTGACGCAGACGGTGTTGGGAACGCTGCTGCTGGCCCCGCTGGGCCTGGTCGAAGTGCCGGTGTTCGACGCAGAGGTGTCGGCCCTGGTGATCTTTTCGGGCCTGTCCTCGGCAATGGGGAACCTGTTGCTGGTGCTGGCTTACCGACGCAGCGATGCGACGGTGCTGGCACCCTTTGTCTATTTCCAGCTGCTCTCGGCCACGGTGCTGGGCTGGACGATTTTTGGCACTCTGCCCAACGGGTTGGGCATGGTCGGGCTGGGCGTGTTGGTCACGGCCGGGGTCGGCACTGTGCTGGCGCGGCGCTAG
- the dacB gene encoding D-alanyl-D-alanine carboxypeptidase/D-alanyl-D-alanine-endopeptidase — MFRRSFLSASLATMALPACANAPETSTRPIFKPDDMLARSAPAADRLVAEAGLGGKVGFVVADARSGEILESLNPIRPLPPASVAKAVTALYALETLGADHRFVTRLVATGPITNGRLDGDLVLVGGGDPTLDSDGLHDLAGQAAAAGLREVGGRLLVADGALPSFERIDREQPDHVGYNPAVGGINVNFNRVHFGWRRAGSSYEVTMDGRTERFRPDVRSATMRVADRSLPVYTYQQQGDVDAWTVARQQLGNSGARWLPVRNPALYAGDILRTMLRANGITTGAAQQVTTAPAGTQIARTQGGALDRVASAMLKFSNNLTAEVLGLSATVARGARPRTLNASADLMSAWLQERTGARRADFDDHSGLNGTTRISAADMVTALTARGAADRLRPLMKELTIDGAVRIPVQAKTGTLNFVSGLAGYFNARGGRPLAFATFCADVNRRAGLSVAERERPSGGRDWGRRARSLQFDLIERWERVHT, encoded by the coding sequence ATGTTCAGGCGTTCCTTTCTGTCGGCCAGTCTTGCGACCATGGCTTTGCCGGCCTGTGCCAACGCACCAGAGACGTCGACCCGCCCGATCTTCAAGCCCGACGACATGCTCGCCCGCTCTGCGCCGGCGGCAGACCGTCTGGTGGCCGAGGCGGGGCTGGGCGGCAAGGTCGGATTCGTCGTGGCCGATGCCCGCAGCGGTGAGATCCTGGAATCGCTGAACCCGATCCGCCCGTTGCCGCCCGCGTCCGTGGCCAAGGCCGTAACCGCGCTTTATGCGCTGGAAACCCTTGGGGCGGACCACCGGTTCGTGACGCGGCTGGTTGCGACGGGGCCGATCACGAACGGACGGCTCGATGGCGATCTGGTGCTGGTTGGCGGGGGCGATCCGACGCTGGACAGCGACGGTCTGCACGATCTGGCGGGCCAGGCGGCGGCGGCGGGCCTGCGCGAGGTCGGCGGCCGCCTGCTGGTCGCGGACGGGGCCCTGCCCAGTTTTGAGCGGATCGACAGGGAACAGCCGGATCATGTCGGCTACAACCCCGCGGTCGGCGGCATCAACGTGAACTTCAACCGGGTCCACTTTGGCTGGCGGCGCGCGGGCAGCAGCTACGAGGTGACGATGGACGGGCGGACCGAACGGTTCCGCCCCGACGTGCGCAGCGCCACGATGCGCGTCGCCGACCGCAGCCTGCCGGTCTATACCTATCAGCAGCAGGGCGATGTCGACGCCTGGACGGTGGCCCGGCAGCAGCTGGGCAATTCCGGCGCGCGCTGGTTGCCGGTGCGCAACCCCGCGCTTTATGCGGGCGACATCCTGCGCACGATGTTGCGTGCCAACGGCATCACGACGGGCGCGGCGCAGCAGGTGACCACCGCCCCCGCCGGCACGCAGATCGCGCGCACGCAGGGGGGGGCGCTGGACCGGGTGGCTTCGGCCATGCTCAAATTCTCCAACAACCTGACCGCCGAGGTGCTGGGCCTGTCGGCCACGGTCGCGCGCGGGGCGCGGCCCCGCACATTGAACGCGTCCGCCGATCTGATGTCGGCCTGGCTACAGGAACGGACCGGGGCACGTCGGGCGGACTTCGACGACCACTCGGGCCTGAACGGCACCACCCGGATCAGCGCCGCCGATATGGTCACCGCCCTCACCGCACGCGGTGCGGCGGACCGGCTGCGGCCCCTGATGAAGGAACTGACGATCGACGGCGCGGTGCGCATTCCGGTGCAGGCCAAGACGGGCACATTGAATTTCGTGTCTGGTCTGGCGGGGTATTTCAATGCGCGCGGCGGGCGGCCCCTGGCCTTTGCCACCTTTTGCGCCGACGTAAACCGCCGTGCCGGACTGTCGGTTGCCGAGCGCGAGCGTCCCAGCGGCGGGCGCGACTGGGGCCGCCGGGCGCGCAGCCTGCAATTCGATCTGATCGAGCGGTGGGAACGGGTCCACACGTGA
- a CDS encoding tRNA (cytidine(34)-2'-O)-methyltransferase, which produces MTRPAIVLVRPEIPGNTGTLGRTCVALDLDLCLIRPYGFELSDRTVRRAGLDYWKHVSLFEFDSWDDFLTRRAPRPEALFLYEEFGATSAYDATYPADAHLVFGQETKGLPPEVLDGRADRCLRLPMRSAHIRSLNLANAATAAAYLALRGHLD; this is translated from the coding sequence GTGACCCGCCCCGCAATCGTCCTGGTCCGCCCGGAAATTCCGGGAAACACCGGCACGCTGGGGCGCACCTGCGTGGCGCTCGATCTCGATCTGTGCCTGATCCGCCCTTACGGGTTCGAGCTGTCCGACAGGACCGTGCGGCGCGCGGGCCTGGATTACTGGAAACACGTGTCGTTGTTCGAATTCGACAGTTGGGACGATTTCCTGACCCGTCGCGCGCCCCGGCCCGAGGCGCTGTTCCTCTATGAGGAATTTGGGGCGACCTCTGCTTATGACGCCACTTATCCGGCTGACGCGCACCTCGTGTTCGGTCAGGAAACGAAGGGCCTGCCGCCCGAGGTGCTGGACGGACGCGCCGACCGGTGTCTGCGCCTGCCCATGCGCTCGGCGCATATCCGGTCGCTGAACCTTGCCAATGCGGCGACGGCGGCGGCCTATCTGGCGTTGCGCGGGCATCTCGACTGA
- a CDS encoding DUF5665 domain-containing protein — translation MDTEELSIEIARLRVEVSRLNSLRFIRVHNSVPRLILFQLYRGVAFGLGTVLGATVVLSIVLWSLSQINFIPVIGDWATQLLEAIEPPGGT, via the coding sequence ATGGACACAGAAGAGCTCAGCATCGAAATCGCGCGCCTGCGGGTCGAAGTCTCCCGGTTGAACAGCTTGCGGTTCATCCGCGTGCACAACTCTGTGCCGCGGCTGATCCTGTTCCAGCTGTATCGCGGTGTGGCCTTTGGTCTGGGCACGGTGCTGGGCGCGACAGTGGTTCTGTCGATCGTTCTCTGGTCGCTGAGCCAGATCAACTTCATCCCCGTTATCGGCGATTGGGCGACGCAGCTGTTGGAGGCAATCGAGCCGCCAGGCGGGACCTGA